In Mastigocladopsis repens PCC 10914, a single window of DNA contains:
- a CDS encoding HMA2 domain-containing protein, producing MTKTLSSRERLSPREQKLVDLVSSQKQSDESSQTTTSKSVAESMLQPPVGGLQIVHATTGRVRIRATDGSHNSILDTISQYLQKQDGVREVFVNQQTGSLSVNFDENRLSLPQMLEILQQYGIQQLQVSPQVESKKDPFAVWKSADFWKEQGISFIPLFTGLAVTGGLGISGLASIPVYLVTANATRRFIDELQLSASETSVAPASQEAKSDQKSAIKRNKTDQPSLSKVEQKSAEAAAHAKIAYSVVHAIPGRIRLNVPRVAGDRAYARRLERLLKREPQVTNIRVNCDAASVAITYGSGEIPVSHWVSLMQLADKTIPQTNPIKTTTEKPLPQPVHQLVEPAESTTAKEQPTVETPSRWSHFKSSALGTALSFMANFPLDPVPD from the coding sequence ATGACTAAAACTCTCAGTAGTCGCGAGAGATTAAGTCCTCGGGAGCAAAAGCTTGTGGATTTAGTCTCATCTCAGAAACAAAGCGATGAATCAAGTCAAACTACTACCAGCAAATCTGTTGCGGAATCAATGCTGCAACCACCCGTAGGTGGATTGCAAATTGTTCATGCAACAACAGGGCGCGTGCGAATCCGTGCTACTGACGGTAGTCATAACTCAATACTTGATACCATCTCTCAATATTTACAAAAGCAAGATGGGGTGAGGGAAGTTTTCGTCAATCAGCAAACGGGCAGTTTGAGCGTTAACTTTGATGAAAATAGACTGTCCTTACCCCAGATGTTGGAGATACTCCAGCAATATGGCATACAGCAGTTGCAAGTTTCGCCTCAGGTAGAAAGCAAAAAAGACCCCTTTGCCGTGTGGAAATCTGCTGATTTTTGGAAGGAGCAGGGCATTTCGTTTATTCCCTTATTTACGGGGTTAGCAGTGACTGGGGGGCTAGGAATCAGCGGTTTGGCATCGATCCCAGTTTACCTGGTTACAGCAAATGCCACGCGTCGCTTCATTGACGAACTCCAACTGTCAGCATCAGAAACGAGCGTAGCCCCTGCTTCCCAAGAAGCAAAGAGCGATCAGAAATCTGCAATAAAACGCAACAAAACTGACCAACCTTCCTTATCAAAAGTGGAGCAGAAATCTGCCGAAGCCGCAGCACATGCAAAAATTGCCTATAGCGTTGTTCATGCCATTCCAGGACGTATCAGGTTGAATGTGCCTCGAGTTGCAGGCGATCGCGCCTACGCACGAAGACTCGAAAGGTTACTGAAAAGAGAACCCCAAGTGACAAACATACGTGTCAATTGTGATGCGGCATCAGTTGCTATTACCTATGGATCAGGTGAGATCCCAGTATCCCATTGGGTTAGTCTGATGCAGTTGGCAGACAAAACAATCCCGCAAACAAATCCCATAAAGACAACAACAGAGAAGCCACTTCCACAGCCAGTTCATCAGCTTGTAGAACCAGCAGAATCAACAACGGCAAAAGAGCAACCCACAGTGGAAACACCCAGTAGATGGTCTCATTTCAAGTCTTCGGCTCTCGGTACGGCTTTATCCTTTATGGCGAACTTTCCCTTAGACCCGGTTCCAGACTGA